In Micromonospora purpureochromogenes, a single window of DNA contains:
- the thiD gene encoding bifunctional hydroxymethylpyrimidine kinase/phosphomethylpyrimidine kinase: MTPTTVLTIAGSDSGAGAGIQADLKVFAALGAYGTSVITAVTAQNTRGVDAVLPLPPRTVSEQLDSVLGDFRVRAVKTGMLGTPAVADAVAEAAKAGRLPYLVVDPVLVATSGHPLGALEAVERLLPYAEVATPNCAEAAALTGRPVTTVEEMAVAAEAIAAGGPAHVVVTGGDVDAGGESVDVLCGGGTTILLRAPRVRTRHTHGTGCSFSAAIAVRLAAGDPVPVAVAAAKEYVTRALTGARDWELGAGRGPLDHFGWSG; encoded by the coding sequence GTGACGCCCACGACCGTCCTCACCATCGCCGGCTCGGACTCCGGGGCCGGCGCCGGCATCCAGGCCGACCTCAAGGTCTTCGCCGCCCTCGGCGCGTACGGGACCAGCGTGATCACGGCGGTCACCGCGCAGAACACCCGGGGCGTCGACGCCGTGCTGCCGTTGCCCCCGCGAACGGTCAGCGAGCAGCTCGACAGCGTGCTCGGCGACTTCCGGGTCCGGGCGGTGAAGACCGGGATGCTCGGCACCCCGGCGGTCGCCGACGCCGTGGCCGAGGCGGCGAAGGCGGGCCGGCTGCCGTACCTGGTCGTCGACCCGGTGCTGGTCGCCACCAGTGGACACCCGCTCGGCGCGCTGGAGGCGGTCGAGCGGCTGCTGCCGTACGCGGAGGTGGCGACGCCGAACTGCGCGGAGGCCGCCGCCCTCACCGGACGCCCGGTGACCACGGTCGAGGAGATGGCGGTCGCCGCCGAGGCGATCGCCGCCGGCGGCCCGGCGCACGTGGTGGTGACCGGCGGTGACGTGGACGCCGGTGGCGAGTCGGTCGACGTGCTGTGCGGCGGCGGGACGACCATCCTGCTGCGCGCGCCCCGGGTGCGGACCCGGCACACCCACGGCACCGGCTGCTCGTTCTCGGCGGCGATCGCCGTCCGGCTGGCGGCGGGCGACCCGGTGCCGGTCGCGGTCGCCGCCGCCAAGGAGTACGTCACCCGTGCGCTGACCGGCGCGCGGGACTGGGAACTGGGCGCGGGACGCGGCCCGCTGGACCACTTCGGCTGGTCCGGTTGA
- a CDS encoding cupin domain-containing protein yields MTDVVDGTDLGPVGQEIVFENDRVRVWHIRLEPGERQPLHRHDHPYLVVAVQGAKNVVQMIDGTRIDADEPTGGVVYRDPGAVHMLTNVGGTTYLARLVELK; encoded by the coding sequence ATGACCGACGTGGTCGACGGTACGGATCTCGGCCCGGTGGGCCAGGAGATCGTCTTCGAGAACGACCGGGTCCGGGTGTGGCACATCCGCCTGGAGCCGGGTGAGCGGCAGCCGCTGCACCGGCACGACCACCCGTACCTGGTGGTGGCCGTCCAGGGGGCGAAGAACGTGGTGCAGATGATCGACGGCACCCGCATCGACGCCGACGAGCCCACCGGCGGGGTGGTCTACCGGGACCCGGGCGCGGTCCACATGCTCACCAACGTCGGCGGCACCACGTATCTGGCTCGCCTCGTCGAGTTGAAGTAA
- a CDS encoding ABC transporter substrate-binding protein encodes MRRLTRTVAAAALATALALVSACSSGSDDSDAKGGDGKALEKVTYLTSFGNFGRDSYAWVAKEKGFFKEAGFDVEIKPGQGTGSVIQTVVGGQADFGPIDLTGGLLQLGNGAAKDFVAVAAIQQRTMAAVVTVEGKNIATPKDLEGKKLADTPTSVVRQLFPTYARLAGVDASKVTWVNGEAQTLMGTLASGTVDGIGQFVVGQPTVEAVTKKKPVVLPYSEVMQDLYGNALITSTKLAKEKPEMVKRFTAALLKGLEYALANPQEAAELLKKNVAATNPAAAAAELQLMAGYVRSSNSGTVIGTLDNERVAKSIALLQGAGALKQNITPDQIIDFSLTPKA; translated from the coding sequence ATGAGAAGGCTGACCCGTACGGTCGCCGCGGCCGCCCTGGCCACCGCCCTCGCCCTGGTCTCCGCGTGCAGCAGCGGCTCGGACGACTCCGACGCCAAGGGCGGTGACGGCAAGGCGTTGGAGAAGGTGACCTACCTGACCTCCTTCGGCAACTTCGGCCGTGACTCGTACGCCTGGGTGGCGAAGGAGAAGGGCTTCTTCAAGGAGGCCGGCTTCGACGTGGAGATCAAGCCGGGCCAGGGCACCGGCTCGGTCATCCAGACCGTCGTCGGCGGTCAGGCCGACTTCGGCCCGATCGACCTGACCGGTGGCCTGCTCCAGCTCGGCAACGGCGCCGCCAAGGACTTCGTGGCGGTGGCGGCGATCCAGCAGCGCACCATGGCCGCCGTGGTCACCGTCGAGGGCAAGAACATCGCCACGCCGAAGGACCTGGAGGGCAAGAAGCTCGCCGACACCCCCACCTCCGTGGTCCGCCAGCTTTTCCCGACGTACGCCCGGCTCGCCGGCGTCGACGCCAGCAAGGTGACCTGGGTCAACGGTGAGGCGCAGACCCTGATGGGCACCCTGGCCTCCGGCACGGTCGACGGCATCGGCCAGTTCGTGGTCGGCCAGCCCACCGTCGAGGCGGTGACCAAGAAGAAGCCGGTCGTGCTGCCGTACAGCGAGGTCATGCAGGACCTCTACGGCAACGCCCTGATCACCTCGACCAAGCTGGCCAAGGAGAAGCCGGAGATGGTCAAGCGCTTCACCGCCGCGCTGCTCAAGGGCCTGGAGTACGCCCTGGCCAACCCGCAGGAGGCCGCCGAGCTGCTGAAGAAGAACGTCGCCGCGACCAACCCGGCCGCGGCCGCCGCCGAGCTCCAGCTGATGGCCGGGTACGTCCGGTCCAGCAACTCCGGCACCGTCATCGGCACCCTGGACAACGAGCGGGTCGCCAAGAGCATCGCGCTGCTGCAGGGTGCCGGTGCGCTCAAGCAGAACATCACCCCGGACCAGATCATCGACTTCAGCCTGACGCCGAAGGCCTGA
- a CDS encoding ABC transporter ATP-binding protein, whose product MIRLADVSRTFDGRSGRVEALRGIDLAVAEGEFVAVLGRSGCGKSTLLRMVAGLLPVTSGEITVGGTAVTRPRQDIAMLFQRPALLPWRTVLDNVLLPVEIFGWSRAKHRDRARQLLEMAGLGDFEKRLPHELSGGMQQRVSLCRSLIGEPRVMLMDEPFSALDALTREELTGELQRVHMETGATVVFVTHSIDEAVLLADRVVVLSPRPGRIRKIVEVTVPRPRTLGRNAHLADVARVSAELHELLMERETPAVAEGR is encoded by the coding sequence ATGATCCGACTCGCCGACGTGTCGCGTACCTTCGACGGCCGCTCCGGCCGGGTCGAGGCGCTGCGCGGCATCGACCTGGCGGTCGCCGAGGGCGAGTTCGTCGCGGTGCTGGGCCGCTCCGGCTGCGGAAAGTCCACCCTGCTGCGCATGGTCGCCGGGCTGCTGCCGGTGACCAGCGGCGAGATCACCGTGGGCGGCACGGCGGTCACCCGGCCCCGCCAGGACATCGCGATGCTCTTCCAGCGCCCCGCCCTGCTCCCCTGGCGCACCGTGCTGGACAACGTCCTGCTACCGGTGGAGATCTTCGGCTGGAGCCGGGCCAAGCACCGCGACCGGGCCCGCCAGCTGCTGGAGATGGCCGGCCTCGGCGACTTCGAGAAGCGGCTGCCGCACGAGCTCTCCGGCGGCATGCAGCAGCGGGTGTCGCTCTGCCGGTCACTGATCGGCGAGCCCCGGGTGATGCTGATGGACGAACCCTTCTCCGCCCTGGACGCGCTCACCCGCGAGGAACTCACCGGCGAACTGCAACGCGTGCACATGGAGACCGGAGCCACCGTCGTCTTCGTCACCCACTCCATCGACGAGGCGGTGCTGCTGGCCGACCGGGTGGTCGTGCTCAGCCCGCGTCCGGGGCGGATCCGCAAGATCGTCGAGGTGACCGTTCCCCGACCGCGCACCCTCGGCCGCAACGCCCACCTGGCCGACGTCGCCCGGGTCAGCGCCGAACTGCACGAACTGCTGATGGAGCGCGAGACGCCGGCCGTGGCGGAGGGACGATGA
- a CDS encoding ABC transporter permease — MTQIRTRSGAGEAERDTGAAADAPGVATPTTPPAAAASRRPGVRPATVGLPLLGLVIAVTVWWLVTSGLKLVHPASLPPPQDVWAALTAAADVLLPALGITTLMTLLGFVLSAAAGVLIGMALAASRRAERMFAPLLVAINAVPKIALGPLLVVSVGWGEKPILTMVFLLCFFPIVLSTATGLTTTPADLAELARSLNASWWQAFRKVRFPAALPQIFVGLKVAMPLAAIGAVIGEFYSDKPGLGYQILQYNGIGDTATAWAAIVLIAAMSILLYAALSLVERLALPWVRATTSAR; from the coding sequence GTGACGCAGATCCGTACCCGCTCCGGAGCGGGGGAGGCGGAGCGCGACACGGGCGCCGCGGCCGACGCGCCCGGGGTGGCGACCCCGACCACGCCACCGGCCGCCGCGGCGTCGCGGCGCCCGGGGGTACGCCCGGCGACGGTCGGCCTGCCGCTGCTCGGCCTGGTGATCGCGGTGACCGTCTGGTGGCTGGTCACCTCGGGGCTGAAGCTGGTCCATCCGGCGTCCCTGCCGCCGCCGCAGGACGTCTGGGCGGCGCTGACCGCGGCGGCCGACGTGCTGCTGCCGGCCCTGGGGATCACCACGCTGATGACGCTGCTGGGCTTCGTGCTCTCCGCCGCCGCCGGGGTGCTGATCGGGATGGCGCTGGCCGCCTCCCGGCGGGCCGAGCGGATGTTCGCGCCGCTGCTGGTGGCGATCAACGCGGTGCCGAAGATCGCCCTCGGACCGCTGCTGGTGGTCTCGGTCGGCTGGGGCGAGAAGCCGATCCTGACCATGGTCTTCCTGCTCTGCTTCTTCCCGATCGTGCTGTCCACCGCGACCGGGCTCACCACCACCCCGGCGGACCTGGCCGAGCTGGCCCGGTCGCTGAACGCCTCGTGGTGGCAGGCGTTCCGCAAGGTGCGCTTCCCGGCCGCGTTGCCGCAGATCTTCGTCGGGCTGAAGGTGGCGATGCCGCTGGCCGCCATCGGCGCGGTGATCGGCGAGTTCTACTCCGACAAGCCGGGCCTCGGCTATCAGATCCTGCAGTACAACGGCATCGGGGACACCGCCACCGCCTGGGCGGCGATCGTGCTGATCGCGGCGATGAGCATCCTGCTCTACGCCGCCCTCTCCCTGGTCGAGCGCCTCGCCCTGCCCTGGGTACGCGCCACCACCAGCGCCCGCTGA
- a CDS encoding sensor histidine kinase encodes MSTGPTTLPEIGDAAQRDRGRRLPRLRDARIRSKLALILVVPVAAVIALATIRLISTGEGAYDATRIRSLTALSVDVSALTQDLHKERMAAAGYLATPQQKADDYNLRVRATDQRIAEYRAERDRIGEVPAAVRDRLKVIDDHLKTLNGTRQEVLDRRQMPVAEATLRYGIVLTDLVSYGDALAQLPGQESLADARRAVAAFSRAKAAVAEEEAVAYTALSAGRIDEEQFSAFVTTLTGQQEALVAFSLAADPDQRALVEGTVSGDAVGLADRVAADITRSVGQQPLVGAADASASIGSVNDLMRWAEIQLQGRLLDRAEQARSDVIRQAVIESALVLLTLIIAVSLAVVLARSLNHSLRRLREGALSVANHDLPDAVRRLQNMGSVGEGGVDEIVRQVRDPIRLRNRDEVGQVALAFNVVHREAVRVAAEQAALRTSVSAMFLNLARRSQTLVDRMIGELDAIERSEEDPKRLAQLFELDHLATRMRRNDENLLVLAGADSGVPRRDDALLVDVLRAAQSEVELYNRIEFGTVDTDISVSAHAVNDVVRLVAELLDNATRFSPPTSTVVADGRRIRDYVLIQIEDRGLGLTDEQLDSLNRRLAAPPSVDVAAFRLMGLAVVSRLASRYGIRVELRRNVEGGTVAQVTLPTSTVVLPAHRGRDQSLPRSRQPLAVEQPPLTPAGLGDSLTSGRTGAATLTDQWRAAPPAPAPWQPPVDARDTAPAVTLGGQVPPSAPTSAVPASVVPTSAVPASAVPTSAAPTSALPFSAAPAEPAYGAGYPVGGPTGAQPLVDPLPRLPKRTPAADAAPGLPLGPVAGVPSAPAEPFTPFAAAPAAPFAPATPAAESTAVPYTPPAPAPAVPVVARPTRPADSPIFREMEAVWFRSHGDDATAIFTRPNFDEPRADASAAKPGRPPLPTRVPSAPNATGTPSVGSPTAGTAAVGSAAGQPPVAPPPPSYVPQAAPSAPPATPTAPPPTEPATPPPAESDAWRTAADEGWSRATRAAEPATGGTTRSGLPKRVPQAQLVPGGIEPKDGRDRSRRTPDEVRGLLSAYHRGVQRGRSAGTDQNSTSTKETRR; translated from the coding sequence GTGAGCACCGGACCGACGACCCTGCCCGAAATCGGCGACGCCGCCCAGCGCGACCGGGGGCGGCGGCTGCCGCGACTGAGGGACGCGCGGATCCGCTCCAAACTCGCCCTCATTCTGGTGGTTCCGGTCGCCGCGGTCATTGCTCTGGCAACTATCCGACTGATCTCCACCGGTGAGGGCGCGTACGACGCCACCCGGATCCGGTCGCTGACCGCGCTCTCCGTCGACGTCTCCGCGCTCACCCAGGATCTGCACAAGGAGCGGATGGCGGCGGCCGGCTACCTGGCCACGCCGCAGCAGAAGGCCGACGACTACAACCTGCGGGTCCGCGCCACCGACCAGCGGATCGCGGAGTACCGCGCCGAGCGCGACAGGATCGGCGAGGTCCCGGCGGCCGTCCGCGACCGGCTCAAGGTCATCGACGATCACCTCAAGACGCTCAACGGCACCCGCCAGGAGGTGCTCGACCGTCGGCAGATGCCGGTGGCCGAGGCCACCCTGCGCTACGGCATCGTCCTGACCGACCTCGTCTCGTACGGCGACGCCCTGGCCCAGCTCCCCGGCCAGGAGAGCCTCGCCGACGCCCGGCGCGCGGTGGCCGCGTTCAGCCGCGCCAAGGCGGCCGTCGCCGAGGAGGAGGCGGTCGCCTACACCGCGCTCAGCGCCGGCCGGATCGACGAGGAGCAGTTCTCCGCCTTCGTCACCACGTTGACCGGCCAGCAGGAGGCGCTGGTCGCCTTCTCCCTGGCCGCCGACCCGGACCAGCGGGCCCTGGTCGAGGGCACCGTCTCCGGCGACGCGGTCGGTCTCGCCGACCGGGTGGCCGCCGACATCACCCGCTCGGTGGGGCAGCAGCCACTGGTCGGCGCGGCCGACGCGAGCGCCTCGATCGGCTCGGTCAACGACCTGATGCGGTGGGCCGAGATCCAGCTCCAGGGCCGCCTGCTCGACCGGGCCGAGCAGGCCCGCAGCGACGTCATCCGGCAGGCCGTGATCGAGTCGGCGCTGGTGCTGCTCACCCTGATCATCGCAGTCTCGCTGGCCGTGGTGCTGGCCCGCTCGCTCAACCACTCGCTGCGGCGACTGCGCGAGGGCGCCCTGTCGGTGGCCAACCACGACCTGCCGGACGCGGTGCGGCGGCTGCAGAACATGGGCAGCGTCGGCGAGGGCGGCGTGGACGAAATCGTGCGTCAGGTCCGCGACCCGATCCGGCTGCGCAACCGCGACGAGGTCGGCCAGGTGGCGCTGGCCTTCAACGTCGTGCACCGCGAGGCGGTCCGGGTCGCCGCCGAACAGGCCGCCCTGCGCACCAGCGTCTCGGCGATGTTCCTCAACCTGGCCCGGCGCAGTCAGACGCTGGTCGACCGGATGATCGGCGAGCTGGACGCGATCGAGCGCAGCGAGGAGGACCCGAAGCGCCTCGCCCAGCTCTTCGAGCTCGACCACCTGGCCACCCGGATGCGTCGCAACGACGAGAACCTGCTCGTCCTGGCCGGCGCCGACTCGGGGGTGCCGCGCCGCGACGACGCGCTGCTGGTCGACGTCCTGCGGGCCGCCCAGTCCGAGGTCGAGCTCTACAACCGCATCGAGTTCGGCACCGTCGACACCGACATCTCGGTCTCCGCCCACGCCGTCAACGACGTGGTCCGCCTGGTCGCCGAACTGCTCGACAACGCCACCCGCTTCTCGCCGCCGACCAGCACGGTGGTCGCCGACGGCCGCCGGATCCGCGACTACGTGCTGATCCAGATCGAGGACCGGGGCCTGGGCCTCACCGACGAGCAGCTCGACTCGCTCAACCGCCGGCTGGCCGCGCCGCCGAGCGTGGACGTGGCCGCGTTCCGGCTGATGGGTCTGGCCGTGGTGAGCCGGCTCGCCTCCCGGTACGGCATCCGGGTGGAGCTGCGGCGCAACGTCGAGGGCGGCACGGTCGCCCAGGTGACGCTGCCCACCTCGACCGTGGTGCTGCCCGCCCACCGGGGCCGGGACCAGTCGCTGCCCCGGTCGCGCCAGCCGCTGGCGGTCGAGCAGCCGCCGCTCACCCCGGCCGGCCTCGGCGATTCGCTGACCAGCGGGCGTACCGGCGCGGCGACGCTGACCGACCAGTGGCGGGCCGCCCCGCCGGCGCCGGCGCCCTGGCAGCCTCCGGTCGACGCGCGGGACACCGCCCCGGCGGTGACGCTCGGTGGCCAGGTACCGCCGTCCGCGCCCACCTCCGCCGTGCCCGCCTCCGTCGTGCCGACGTCCGCGGTGCCGGCCTCGGCCGTGCCGACGTCCGCGGCGCCCACCTCCGCGCTGCCGTTCTCGGCCGCCCCGGCGGAGCCGGCGTACGGGGCCGGCTATCCGGTCGGCGGCCCGACGGGGGCCCAGCCCCTGGTCGACCCGCTGCCGAGGCTGCCGAAGCGGACCCCGGCCGCCGACGCCGCCCCGGGGCTGCCCCTCGGGCCGGTCGCCGGCGTGCCGTCGGCACCGGCCGAACCGTTCACCCCGTTCGCGGCGGCACCGGCGGCGCCGTTCGCCCCGGCCACCCCGGCGGCCGAGAGCACGGCGGTGCCGTACACCCCGCCCGCCCCGGCGCCGGCCGTCCCGGTGGTGGCCCGCCCGACCCGGCCGGCCGACTCGCCGATATTCCGCGAGATGGAGGCGGTCTGGTTCCGGTCCCACGGGGACGACGCCACCGCGATCTTCACCCGGCCCAACTTCGACGAGCCGCGGGCCGACGCCTCCGCCGCGAAGCCCGGCCGGCCGCCGCTGCCGACCCGGGTGCCGAGTGCCCCGAACGCGACCGGCACCCCGTCCGTGGGGTCGCCCACCGCCGGCACCGCAGCCGTCGGGTCGGCCGCCGGGCAGCCGCCGGTCGCGCCGCCGCCCCCGTCGTACGTCCCGCAGGCGGCGCCGTCCGCGCCGCCGGCGACCCCCACCGCCCCGCCGCCCACGGAGCCCGCCACCCCGCCACCCGCGGAGTCGGACGCCTGGCGGACGGCGGCCGACGAAGGCTGGTCCCGGGCCACCCGGGCCGCCGAGCCGGCCACCGGCGGCACCACCCGCTCCGGCCTGCCGAAGCGGGTGCCCCAGGCCCAGCTCGTCCCCGGCGGTATCGAGCCGAAGGACGGGCGGGACCGTAGCCGCCGCACCCCCGACGAGGTCCGCGGCCTGCTCTCCGCCTACCACCGCGGGGTGCAGCGCGGCCGTTCGGCCGGTACGGACCAGAACAGCACCTCGACCAAGGAGACGCGCCGATGA
- a CDS encoding LLM class F420-dependent oxidoreductase — translation MRVAVFVEPHRGASYDDQLRFARLVEAGGFDGFLRADHYQAMGDEPGLPGPTDAWLTLAALARETTRIRLGTLVTSATFRLPGPLAVMVAQVDQMSGGRVELGIGAGWYEREHTSYGIPFPGVGERFDRLAEQLEIITGLWRTPVGHTYTHLGDHYRLVDAPALPKPVQRPGPPVIVGGRGPKRTPELAARYADEFNMPFKSVEETAVAYERVREACDRTGRAESGRAPLVLSAGVVVAIGRTDAEARRRAAPLHVKSALPPEDPVVGSPAQLVDRLGEFAAIGATRVHLRLIELDDLDHLELIAGEVLPQLNGSR, via the coding sequence ATGCGCGTGGCAGTCTTCGTCGAGCCGCACCGCGGTGCCAGCTACGACGACCAGCTCCGGTTCGCCCGGCTGGTGGAGGCGGGCGGCTTCGACGGGTTCCTGCGGGCCGACCACTACCAGGCGATGGGCGACGAGCCGGGGCTGCCCGGCCCGACCGACGCCTGGCTTACCCTCGCCGCGCTGGCCCGGGAGACCACCCGGATCCGGCTCGGCACGCTGGTCACCTCGGCCACCTTCCGGCTGCCCGGGCCGCTGGCCGTGATGGTGGCCCAGGTGGACCAGATGAGCGGCGGCCGGGTCGAGCTGGGCATCGGCGCCGGCTGGTACGAGCGTGAGCACACCTCGTACGGCATCCCGTTCCCGGGCGTGGGTGAGCGCTTCGACCGGCTGGCCGAACAGCTGGAGATCATCACCGGGCTGTGGCGGACGCCGGTCGGCCACACCTACACCCACCTCGGCGACCACTACCGGCTGGTGGACGCGCCCGCGCTGCCCAAGCCCGTGCAACGGCCCGGTCCGCCGGTGATCGTCGGCGGGCGCGGCCCGAAGCGCACCCCCGAGCTGGCCGCCCGGTACGCCGACGAGTTCAACATGCCCTTCAAGTCGGTCGAGGAGACCGCCGTCGCGTACGAGCGGGTCCGCGAGGCGTGCGACCGGACCGGGCGTGCCGAGTCGGGGCGGGCCCCGCTGGTGCTCTCCGCCGGGGTGGTGGTGGCGATCGGGCGTACCGACGCCGAGGCCCGCCGCCGGGCGGCGCCGCTGCACGTCAAGAGCGCCCTGCCGCCGGAGGACCCGGTGGTCGGCTCCCCCGCGCAACTCGTCGACCGGCTCGGCGAGTTCGCCGCGATCGGCGCCACCCGGGTCCACCTGCGCCTGATTGAACTCGACGACCTCGACCACCTGGAGCTCATCGCCGGCGAGGTGCTCCCCCAACTGAACGGATCGCGATGA
- the thiC gene encoding phosphomethylpyrimidine synthase ThiC yields the protein MQARRKVYVEGSRPDVRVPFAEVELTGDNPPLRLYDTSGPGSDPEAGLPPLRGGWIAERGDVAPVRGAGTPLAGADGKRPTQLAYARAGVVTPEMEFVAIREGMAPEFVRDEIAAGRAVLPLNVNHPECEPAIIGKAFLVKVNANIGTSAVTSSVAEEVEKLTWATRWGGDTVMDLSTGKRIHETREAIVRNSPVPIGTVPIYQALEKVGGDPVHLSWEVFRETVVEQAEQGVDYMTVHAGVLLPYVPLAVDRVTGIVSRGGSIMAAWCLAHHEENFLYTNFRELCEILARYDVTFSLGDGLRPGSIADANDEAQFAELRTLGELTKIAWEYDVQVMIEGPGHVPMHKIKENVDLQQEWCHEAPFYTLGPLTTDIAPAYDHITSAIGAAMIGMFGTAMLCYVTPKEHLGLPDRDDVKAGVIAYKIAAHAADLAKGHPGAQAWDDALSKARFEFRWEDQFNLSLDPETARSYHDATLPAEPAKTAHFCSMCGPKFCSMKITQELKDYAARGMQDKSAEFLSSGGRVYLPMA from the coding sequence ATGCAGGCACGTCGCAAGGTCTACGTCGAGGGGTCGCGGCCGGACGTCCGGGTGCCGTTCGCCGAGGTGGAGCTGACCGGGGACAATCCGCCGCTGCGCCTTTACGACACCTCCGGCCCGGGCTCCGATCCCGAGGCGGGGCTGCCGCCGCTGCGCGGGGGGTGGATCGCGGAGCGCGGGGACGTGGCCCCGGTCCGGGGTGCCGGCACGCCGCTGGCCGGGGCGGACGGGAAGCGGCCCACCCAGCTCGCGTACGCCCGCGCCGGGGTCGTCACGCCGGAGATGGAGTTCGTGGCGATCCGGGAGGGGATGGCGCCGGAGTTCGTCCGGGACGAGATCGCCGCCGGCCGGGCGGTGCTGCCGCTCAACGTCAACCACCCGGAGTGCGAGCCGGCGATCATCGGCAAGGCGTTCCTGGTGAAGGTGAACGCCAACATCGGCACCTCCGCGGTCACCTCCTCGGTGGCGGAGGAGGTGGAGAAGCTGACCTGGGCGACCCGGTGGGGCGGCGACACCGTGATGGACCTGTCCACCGGCAAGCGGATCCACGAGACCCGCGAGGCCATCGTGCGCAACTCGCCGGTGCCGATCGGAACCGTGCCGATCTACCAGGCGCTGGAGAAGGTCGGCGGCGACCCGGTGCACCTGAGCTGGGAGGTGTTCCGGGAGACCGTCGTCGAGCAGGCCGAGCAGGGCGTCGACTACATGACCGTGCATGCCGGGGTGCTGCTGCCGTACGTGCCGCTTGCCGTGGACCGGGTGACCGGGATCGTCTCCCGCGGCGGGTCGATCATGGCGGCCTGGTGCCTGGCGCACCACGAGGAGAACTTCCTCTACACGAACTTCCGCGAGCTGTGCGAGATCCTGGCGCGGTACGACGTCACGTTCTCCCTCGGCGACGGGCTGCGGCCCGGGTCGATCGCGGACGCCAACGACGAGGCCCAGTTCGCCGAGCTGCGGACCCTGGGCGAGCTGACGAAGATCGCCTGGGAGTACGACGTGCAGGTGATGATCGAGGGCCCGGGCCACGTCCCGATGCACAAGATCAAGGAGAACGTGGACCTCCAGCAGGAGTGGTGCCACGAGGCGCCGTTCTACACGCTCGGCCCGCTGACCACGGACATCGCCCCCGCGTACGACCACATCACCTCGGCCATCGGCGCGGCGATGATCGGCATGTTCGGCACTGCGATGCTCTGCTACGTCACTCCGAAGGAGCACCTCGGGCTGCCGGACCGGGACGACGTGAAGGCGGGCGTGATCGCGTACAAGATCGCGGCGCACGCCGCCGACCTGGCCAAGGGCCACCCTGGCGCACAGGCCTGGGACGACGCGCTGTCCAAGGCCCGGTTCGAGTTCCGCTGGGAGGATCAGTTCAACCTCTCGCTGGACCCGGAGACCGCCCGGTCGTACCACGACGCGACGCTGCCGGCCGAGCCGGCGAAGACCGCGCACTTCTGCTCGATGTGCGGGCCGAAGTTCTGCTCCATGAAGATCACCCAGGAGCTGAAGGACTACGCCGCGCGCGGCATGCAGGACAAGTCGGCGGAGTTCCTCTCCTCCGGCGGCCGGGTGTACCTGCCGATGGCCTGA
- a CDS encoding ABC transporter substrate-binding protein gives MSPIRSATIVALASAVLATTLTGCSFGAGQEDTSPIVIAADLELSGAAAPVGKAYQRALELKVEQLNTSGALGSRKIRLEVKDNRSDASESLRNITDFSGDSKVSAIIMGGCNECAVGAVLTINEKKIPTIALAPSSAISTPVAERRYVFKLAPNAADSAAALTTELRRKGIRKVAVLHSDDDYGREGLTALRNELDKAKIRLVRNEAVRTTDTDVSQPVRLLTSGEAQALLLWTPPEQASLAATSAQEAGFSGSLFLDAAAAGDLFLGNAARSTERATLIFTQTMVIDDVIATTPAKAARRQWFQDYTARFGGYNGFSSFAADAVQLIADAALRAGGPTDQVNRDGIRDVLETSQMDGLSGPIRMTPDNHSGLMPQALTTLVARGGRWRLAG, from the coding sequence TTGAGCCCCATCCGCTCCGCGACCATCGTGGCGCTCGCATCGGCCGTACTGGCCACCACGCTCACCGGCTGCTCGTTCGGGGCGGGGCAGGAGGACACCAGCCCCATCGTCATCGCCGCGGACCTCGAACTCTCCGGCGCGGCGGCCCCGGTCGGCAAGGCGTACCAGCGGGCGCTGGAACTGAAGGTCGAGCAGCTGAACACGTCCGGCGCCCTGGGCAGTCGAAAGATCCGGCTCGAGGTGAAGGACAACCGTTCCGACGCCAGTGAGTCACTGCGGAACATCACCGACTTCAGCGGCGATTCCAAGGTCAGCGCGATCATCATGGGCGGTTGCAACGAATGCGCCGTCGGCGCCGTACTCACCATCAACGAGAAGAAGATCCCCACCATCGCGCTCGCCCCGTCCAGCGCGATCTCCACCCCGGTCGCCGAGCGGCGGTACGTCTTCAAACTGGCCCCCAATGCCGCCGACAGCGCCGCGGCGCTCACCACGGAACTGCGCCGAAAGGGCATCCGAAAGGTCGCCGTGCTGCACAGCGACGACGACTACGGCCGGGAGGGCCTGACCGCGCTGCGCAACGAGCTCGACAAGGCCAAGATCCGGCTGGTCCGCAACGAGGCGGTGCGCACCACCGACACCGACGTCAGCCAGCCGGTCCGCCTGCTCACCTCCGGCGAGGCGCAGGCGCTGCTGCTCTGGACCCCGCCGGAGCAGGCCTCCCTCGCCGCGACCAGCGCGCAGGAGGCGGGCTTCTCCGGGTCGCTCTTCCTCGACGCGGCCGCCGCCGGCGACCTCTTCCTCGGCAACGCCGCCCGGTCCACCGAGCGGGCCACCCTGATCTTCACCCAGACGATGGTGATCGACGACGTCATCGCCACCACCCCCGCCAAGGCGGCCCGGCGGCAGTGGTTCCAGGACTACACCGCCCGGTTCGGCGGCTACAACGGCTTCTCCTCGTTCGCCGCGGACGCGGTCCAGTTGATCGCCGACGCCGCGCTGCGGGCCGGGGGCCCGACCGACCAGGTCAACCGGGACGGCATCCGGGACGTGCTGGAGACGTCCCAGATGGACGGGCTGTCCGGGCCGATCCGGATGACGCCGGACAACCACTCCGGTCTGATGCCGCAGGCGCTGACGACGCTGGTCGCCCGGGGTGGACGCTGGCGGCTGGCGGGCTGA